The genomic window GCTGGAAGCGCTGAAAAAGGCCGCTCCCCAGCACGATCCGTCGAGGGAACACCGATGAGCACCGTAATCACCCGCGCCGGCACCGGAGCGCCGGCATCGACCAGACAGCCGAAAGCGGTCTGGGCGGTCGCCTTCGCCAGCGTCATCGCCTTCATGGGCATCGGCCTGGTCGACCCGATCCTCAAGCCGATCGGCGAGCAACTGCACGCCTCGCCGTCGCAGGTCTCGCTGCTGTTCACCAGCTACATGCTGGTGACGGGCATTGCGATGCTGATAACGGGCGTCGTGTCCAGCCGCTTCGGCGCGAAGAAGACGTTGCTCGCGGGCTTGGCCATCATCGTGGTCTTCGCGACGCTGGCGGGCATGTCCGGCACCGTCGGGGAGATCGTCGGCTTCCGCGCGGGCTGGGGTCTTGGCAACGCGCTGTTCATCGCGACCGCGCTGGCCACCATCGTCGGCGCGGCGAGCGGCGGCGTCGCGCGCGCCATCATCCTGTACGAGGCGGCGCTCGGCATCGGCATCGCGACCGGCCCGCTGGTCGGCGGCGTACTGGGCGGAATCAGTTGGCGCGGACCGTTCTTCGGCGTCTCGGTGCTGATGGCGATCGCGTTCGTCTGCATCGTCGTGCTGCTGCCCGAGGGCCCCAAGCCCGAGCACCGCACCTCGCTGGCCGCGCCGTTCCAGGCGCTGCGCCACCGCGGGCTGCTCACCGTCAGCATCACCGCGCTGCTCTACAACTTCGGCTTCTTCACCCTGCTCGCCTACACGCCGTTCCCGCTGGACATGGGCACTTACGCGA from Nocardia bhagyanarayanae includes these protein-coding regions:
- a CDS encoding MFS transporter; the protein is MSTVITRAGTGAPASTRQPKAVWAVAFASVIAFMGIGLVDPILKPIGEQLHASPSQVSLLFTSYMLVTGIAMLITGVVSSRFGAKKTLLAGLAIIVVFATLAGMSGTVGEIVGFRAGWGLGNALFIATALATIVGAASGGVARAIILYEAALGIGIATGPLVGGVLGGISWRGPFFGVSVLMAIAFVCIVVLLPEGPKPEHRTSLAAPFQALRHRGLLTVSITALLYNFGFFTLLAYTPFPLDMGTYAIGFIFCGWGILLALASVLLAPGLQRRFGTLPMMGLALGLFAADLAVMALFAENKTVLIVGTVLAGLFLGVNNTLITEAVMISAPVERSTASAAYSFVRFAGGAAAPWLAGKLGEHSIALPFWVGAACTAAAVLVLVVGRAALAHIDEHDPAPHSIEEAQAITVGD